One genomic window of Parus major isolate Abel chromosome 11, Parus_major1.1, whole genome shotgun sequence includes the following:
- the LOC107209779 gene encoding carbohydrate sulfotransferase 6-like, whose protein sequence is MARIRIPSTIVIIFITVQTGFLLFMYARYSSFTPQSEEKPSQVHVLILSSWRSGSSFVGQLFSQHPSVFYLMEPAWHVWVTMYQNSAKVLHMAVRDLVRSVFLCDMSVFDAYMPWKRNLSDLFQWAASRALCSAPACDFFQRTDITSELACKTLCGRYPFSKVEEACKTYSHVVIKEVRFFDLKVLYPLLTDPSLNLKIIHLVRDPRAVVKSREQSVKALARDNGIVLSTNGTKVEDSKYKVMQEVCRSHVQIYETATLKPPNFLKDRYLMVRFEDLVREPLSEISEMYKFADLSLTPRLKSWIYNITHGQGPGKKKEAFKITSRDAVSVSQAWRNVLSFQKVKRIQEVCKGAINILGYQLVDSEKEQRDLTLDLVLPRRQNQFSWSSFNPKH, encoded by the coding sequence ATGGCAAGGATTCGGATTCCTAGCACAATTGTTAtcatttttattacagttcAGACTGGATTCTTACTCTTCATGTATGCCCGGTACAGTAGCTTCACACCTCAGTCTGAGGAGAAGCCATCACAAGTCCACGTACTTATTCTCTCCTCTTGGCGGTCGGGATCTTCTTTTGTTGGTCAACTTTTCAGCCAGCATCCCAGTGTCTTCTACCTGATGGAACCTGCATGGCATGTTTGGGTTACAATGTACCAGAACAGTGCCAAAGTCTTACACATGGCAGTGCGGGACTTAGTCAGGTCGGTCTTTCTGTGTGACATGTCTGTGTTTGACGCGTACATGCCTTGGAAGAGAAACTTATCCGATCTTTTCCAGTGGGCAGCAAGTCGGGCTCTGTGTTCAGCTCCTGCTTGTGACTTTTTTCAACGTACCGACATAACCAGTGAATTGGCATGCAAGACCCTTTGTGGACGGTATCCATTCAGCAAGGTGGAGGAAGCCTGTAAAACTTACAGCCACGTTGTCATCAAGGAAGTTCGGTTCTTTGACTTGAAGGTCCTATACCCCCTTCTCACTGATCCATCCCTGAATCTCAAAATTATTCACCTGGTCCGTGACCCCAGGGCAGTTGTTAAGTCACGGGAACAATCAGTCAAAGCGTTAGCCCGTGACAATGGAATTGTCTTGAGTACCAATGGCACTAAAGTGGAAGATAGCAAATACAAAGTAATGCAAGAGGTTTGCAGAAGTCATGTTCAGATTTATGAAACAGCTACTCTAAAACCACCTAATTTCCTGAAAGATCGCTATTTAATGGTCCGTTTTGAAGATCTGGTAAGAGAACCATTATCAGAAATCTCAGAAATGTATAAATTTGCAGATCTTAGTTTGACTCCCAGGCTCAAAAGCTGGATCTATAATATCACACATGGACAGGGAccggggaaaaaaaaagaagccttcAAAATAACATCTCGAGATGCAGTTAGTGTTTCACAGGCCTGGAGAAATgttctttcctttcagaaagtTAAGAGAATACAGGAAGTTTGCAAAGGTGCTATAAACATTCTTGGTTATCAGCTGGTGgattcagaaaaagaacaaagagatCTGACATTGGATTTGGTGTTGCCAAGGCGACAAAATCAATTCAGTTGGTCATCATTTAATCCAAAACACTGA